A window of Adhaeribacter arboris genomic DNA:
ATATTTAATCTTAAAGTTTGCGGTAAAAGTTAGTTAAATTATACAAAAATCAGGCTAACAGCATTCAAAACTATCCTTTTATTACCTGCTATTAGTTAAGGCATTAAATTAACTATGTAAAACTCCCTTTCGGCCGAGTAGAGGTATATAGATAAGATTATCTTCCACGATAGAGTCTGGTACAAAAACGAATTTTTTATCGTAAATCTTTCGGCCGATGTAGTAACTGACCCAGTATTCATTATAAATATGAAAAATGGCAGGATCAATAGGCTCAATCTTGGCGTAGCTTTTCGGTTGTATTTGTTCAAACATATGCCGAAGAATAGAAGTTTTTATTTCTTCGCCTTTATACTCCCCGTAGCCCTTTGAAGAAACTAATACATTGTCGAGGTAAACATTGTTCTGATTTATCAGATAAACGTTCCAAACCGGTACATTTATTTCGTTTGGTTCATTAACAACGGCGATGGAAACTCCTTCTACCGGATCAAAATTGATATCTTCTCTCATGAGACAATATATGGCAGGTGGCCCCAAAAAGTTGTGCAAAATAGAACACCAGTTTTTCCTCTACTTCCGCTATTGAAACTGTTCTACCCAGTTCCTGCTGCATAGAGGTAACTGCTTTATCCGGGATACCGCAAGGTATAATATGATTAAAATAACTTAAATCGGTATTTACGTTTAAGGCTAAACCATGCATGGTTACCCATCGGCTACACTTAACTCCCATAGCGCATATTTTTCGGGAATTTTTCTGTTTTTCAAAATCAAGCCACACGCCGGTTAATCCGGCAATCCGGCCGGCCACAATGCCAAAATCTTTTAAAGTTAAAATAACAGCTTCCTCTAAAAACCGCAGGTATTGATGAATATCCGTAAAAAAATTATCTAGATCCAGAATGGGATAAGCTACTAATTGTCCCGGTCCATGATATGTTATATCACCGCCCCGGTTTATTTTGTAAAACTGTGCCTGATAATCGTATAAACCTTGCTCATTAAGCAACAGGTGGCTCTCTTTCCCGCTTTTACCTAAAGTATATACATGCGGGTGCTGACACAATAGTAAGTAATTGGGAGTGGTTCGGTGTTCCGATGGCGCAAGGTTCCGGTTAGCTGTTTTAATAGCAATTGTATCGGCAAATAATCTTTCCTG
This region includes:
- the lipB gene encoding lipoyl(octanoyl) transferase LipB, which encodes MNKEVALISLGTIDYQQAWDYQERLFADTIAIKTANRNLAPSEHRTTPNYLLLCQHPHVYTLGKSGKESHLLLNEQGLYDYQAQFYKINRGGDITYHGPGQLVAYPILDLDNFFTDIHQYLRFLEEAVILTLKDFGIVAGRIAGLTGVWLDFEKQKNSRKICAMGVKCSRWVTMHGLALNVNTDLSYFNHIIPCGIPDKAVTSMQQELGRTVSIAEVEEKLVFYFAQLFGATCHILSHERRYQF